GGATTGTGGAGCAGGTTGCTGATTTCGAAGAGCAGATGCAGCTGGCTGTAAGTGAGGCGACCTCTGCTTTTGGCGATGGCTCAGTATTTATCGAACGTTATGTCTCTTCTCCGCGACATATAGAAATACAAGTTCTGGGTGATACTCATGGCAATATTGTACATCTTTTTGAACGGGATTGCTCTGTTCAGCGTCGTCATCAGAAGGTGGTTGAAGAAGCACCCTCGAGTGTGCTAACCGCGGAAATCAGAGAGAAAATGGGGAAATGTGCGGTGGATGTAGCCCGTTCGGTAAATTATGTAGGTGCGGGTACCGTTGAATTTATCCTGGATGAAAAACTTGATTTTTTCTTTTTGGAAATGAATACCCGTCTGCAGGTAGAACATCCCGTTACAGAGATGATCACCGGGCTGGACCTGGTGAAAGAACAGATCAGAATTGCAAGGGGAGAAGCACTTTCCTATCGGCAGGAAGATCTTCAGATTAATGGCCATGCCATGGAGCTTAGGGTTTATGCGGAAGATCCGGAAAACAATTTTCTTCCTGATATAGGGGTGTTGAGTACTTATAAAACGCCAAAAGGGAACGGTGTGCGCGTAGATGATGGTTTTGAGCAGGGAATGGAGATCCCTATTTATTATGATCCTATGATTGCCAAGTTGATTACTTATGGAAAGACGAGGGAAGAAGCGATGGATAGAATGATTCGTGCAATTGATGAATATGAGATTACCGGGATAAAAACCACTTTAGGTTTTGGTAAATTTGTCATGCAGCATGAAGCTTTTAGATCGGGAGATTTCAATACCCATTTTGTCAGTAAATATTTCAGTCCGGATAGGTTGAAAGAAACTGATGGTCAGGAAGCAATGATCGCAGCAGTGGTAGCCGCTATGTCTTATAAAAAAGCAGCTATCCCGGTTCAGAGCCAGCTTCAAACGGAGACCCTGAGCAACTGGAAAAGAAATAGAACAAATTATAATTAGATACGCAGATGTTTACAGGAATAATTGAAACATTAGGAGAAATAGAAAGCATCCGGGAGGAAGGAACAAACCTTCATTTTACGGTACAGTCAGACTTGAGTAATGAACTAAAGATAGACCAGAGTATAGCTCATAACGGAGTTTGCCTGACAGTAGTAGCATTGACTGATCATACGCATACAGTAACTGCGATTCAGGAAACCCTGGAGAAAACCAACCTTGATGGTTT
This region of Pedobacter steynii genomic DNA includes:
- the accC gene encoding acetyl-CoA carboxylase biotin carboxylase subunit: MKKILIANRGEIALRIMRSAREMGIKTVAVYSEADREALHVRYADEAICIGPAASNQSYLLGEKIVEACKITGAEAIHPGYGFLSENASFARLVQASGLTLIGPTPEAMEIMGNKLSAKAAALKYQIPMVPGTEEAITDVNEAKLRAIEVGFPILIKAAAGGGGKGMRIVEQVADFEEQMQLAVSEATSAFGDGSVFIERYVSSPRHIEIQVLGDTHGNIVHLFERDCSVQRRHQKVVEEAPSSVLTAEIREKMGKCAVDVARSVNYVGAGTVEFILDEKLDFFFLEMNTRLQVEHPVTEMITGLDLVKEQIRIARGEALSYRQEDLQINGHAMELRVYAEDPENNFLPDIGVLSTYKTPKGNGVRVDDGFEQGMEIPIYYDPMIAKLITYGKTREEAMDRMIRAIDEYEITGIKTTLGFGKFVMQHEAFRSGDFNTHFVSKYFSPDRLKETDGQEAMIAAVVAAMSYKKAAIPVQSQLQTETLSNWKRNRTNYN